One genomic window of Candidatus Protochlamydia phocaeensis includes the following:
- a CDS encoding multicopper oxidase family protein: MKRFCTSAISLLFAVLSAQNEHESSSHMPMSLHHVSSIPSSMPMPNSQSIADQHQTSCQKEGKPTLLKGVSKYPSIITPNAGSLPWKMDGQVKVFHLIAEPITREFAPGFWVNCWGYNGSSPGPTIEAVEGERVRIYVTNKLNEPTSVHWHGILLPNGMDGVSGLTQGSIQPGETFKYEFTLKQNGTFMYHPHSDEMTQIALGMMGFFIIHPKKAEDFPIDRDFAIFLHEWRIPMGTQTPLPFEMLDFNIFTFNSVLYPQIEPLVAKKGDRVRIRLANVMMNSHPIHLHGHEFVVTRRGAQRIPPSAQYTENTVNVAPGETRDIEFIADNPGDWAFHCHKSHHVMNQMRHDLPNLIGINKASIEEKIRSYFPDFMGLMSINGMGEMFEMYGTDQNKMSMPIKLPANLSPIGNPGPFGVIELGGMFTLFKVRENLERYADPGWYQHPPGTGAQLIDSKDEEFLECHFDLSRANKRNGQNVPIRDMSKVSWLGQEENSASSFNQKPINWMQSRPEDSMEYRHMHMNEHLNRIDKQGMSDNPHMHHDNY, from the coding sequence TTATCTGCTCAAAACGAGCACGAATCAAGCAGCCATATGCCAATGTCCCTCCATCATGTCTCTTCTATTCCATCCTCTATGCCTATGCCAAACAGCCAATCGATAGCAGATCAACACCAAACGAGTTGCCAAAAAGAAGGCAAGCCAACTCTGCTAAAAGGAGTTTCAAAATATCCATCGATCATTACTCCCAATGCAGGCTCGCTTCCTTGGAAAATGGATGGGCAAGTCAAAGTTTTCCACTTGATTGCAGAACCTATCACAAGAGAATTTGCTCCCGGATTTTGGGTCAATTGCTGGGGATATAACGGCTCAAGCCCTGGTCCAACTATTGAAGCCGTTGAAGGAGAGCGTGTAAGAATTTACGTTACCAATAAACTGAATGAACCCACTTCTGTACATTGGCATGGCATCCTTCTTCCTAACGGCATGGACGGCGTATCAGGCTTGACTCAGGGATCGATTCAACCGGGTGAAACATTCAAGTATGAGTTTACTCTCAAGCAAAACGGCACATTTATGTACCATCCCCACTCAGATGAGATGACGCAAATCGCCCTTGGCATGATGGGATTTTTTATTATTCATCCAAAAAAGGCAGAAGATTTTCCTATCGACCGCGACTTTGCCATTTTTCTGCATGAATGGCGCATTCCCATGGGAACCCAAACGCCTCTGCCTTTTGAAATGCTTGATTTTAACATTTTTACTTTCAATAGTGTCCTCTATCCTCAAATTGAGCCGCTTGTCGCTAAAAAAGGAGACCGTGTCCGCATTCGCTTAGCCAATGTCATGATGAATAGCCACCCCATCCACTTGCATGGTCACGAATTCGTCGTCACCAGGCGAGGAGCCCAGCGCATTCCCCCATCAGCCCAATATACAGAAAACACTGTGAACGTCGCACCGGGTGAAACGCGAGATATTGAATTCATTGCCGACAATCCTGGTGACTGGGCTTTTCACTGCCATAAGTCTCATCATGTCATGAATCAAATGCGCCATGATTTGCCAAATTTGATAGGCATTAACAAAGCGTCCATTGAAGAAAAGATTCGCTCCTATTTTCCTGATTTTATGGGATTGATGAGCATCAACGGAATGGGCGAAATGTTTGAAATGTACGGAACGGATCAGAATAAAATGAGCATGCCCATTAAATTGCCCGCCAACCTTTCCCCTATTGGCAATCCAGGTCCTTTCGGCGTTATCGAACTAGGAGGCATGTTCACGCTTTTTAAAGTAAGGGAGAATCTGGAGAGGTATGCCGATCCAGGTTGGTATCAACACCCTCCAGGAACAGGGGCTCAACTGATTGATAGTAAAGATGAAGAATTTTTGGAATGCCATTTCGACCTCTCCCGGGCAAATAAAAGAAATGGACAAAATGTCCCCATTAGGGATATGAGCAAGGTAAGTTGGCTCGGCCAAGAAGAAAATAGTGCCTCCTCATTCAACCAAAAGCCAATCAATTGGATGCAGAGCAGGCCTGAAGACAGTATGGAATATCGCCATATGCATATGAATGAACATTTAAATAGAATAGATAAGCAAGGAATGTCAGATAACCCCCATATGCATCATGACAACTATTAG
- a CDS encoding cation diffusion facilitator family transporter, with amino-acid sequence MPNHPHEHTHGVIDPSILVTQRGLWAVKWSFGALLLTAIIQAFFVSLSGSVALLGDTIHNFGDAFTAVPIGLAFMIGQRKPTKRFTYGYGRLEDLAGVFVVLTILISGLFAGYASIERFFFPRQVVHLDAVILASLIGFIGNELVAIFRIKVGKEIGSAALIADGYHARTDGIVSLGVVFSVIGIWLGYPLADPIIGLIMTAIIFKIVWESSIAVMTRLLDGVDPHLVDQIIQIANQVKGVKEVKNVRLRWLGHYLYAEMTLTINGALPIKEGHQIAERVHQLLLQQLQFLSQANIRIEPAPSLYGDNYHLN; translated from the coding sequence ATGCCTAACCATCCGCATGAACATACACATGGAGTGATCGATCCCAGTATTTTAGTCACGCAAAGGGGGTTATGGGCTGTTAAATGGTCTTTTGGAGCCTTATTGCTTACAGCGATCATCCAAGCCTTCTTTGTTTCCCTTTCCGGAAGCGTCGCCCTTCTAGGCGATACGATTCATAATTTTGGAGATGCCTTCACAGCCGTCCCCATTGGATTAGCCTTTATGATCGGTCAAAGAAAGCCAACTAAACGCTTTACTTATGGCTATGGACGCTTAGAGGATTTAGCTGGAGTTTTTGTTGTCCTAACCATTCTGATTAGCGGGCTTTTCGCTGGCTATGCCTCTATCGAAAGATTCTTTTTTCCTCGACAAGTTGTACATCTAGACGCTGTTATACTAGCGTCACTTATCGGCTTTATCGGCAATGAATTGGTGGCAATTTTTCGTATTAAGGTTGGAAAAGAGATCGGCAGCGCCGCCCTTATTGCAGATGGCTATCATGCAAGAACGGATGGCATTGTCAGTTTAGGCGTCGTCTTTAGCGTAATTGGAATTTGGCTAGGCTATCCTTTGGCAGATCCGATTATTGGGCTGATTATGACAGCCATTATTTTTAAAATTGTTTGGGAGTCTTCTATCGCCGTCATGACGCGTCTGTTAGATGGAGTCGACCCGCATTTAGTCGATCAAATCATACAGATTGCCAATCAAGTAAAAGGAGTAAAAGAGGTCAAGAATGTGCGTTTGCGATGGTTGGGACACTATCTTTACGCGGAGATGACCCTTACAATAAACGGAGCGCTTCCTATAAAAGAAGGGCACCAAATTGCCGAAAGAGTGCATCAACTGCTATTGCAGCAATTACAATTTCTTTCTCAAGCAAATATTCGCATCGAGCCTGCCCCTAGTTTATACGGAGATAATTATCATTTAAATTAA
- a CDS encoding heavy metal translocating P-type ATPase, with the protein MADEQVDVVCGMSVNPEQTAYKTIYQNRQYAFCSQHCLDRFKNNPDQYLDPDVKKALPRGAIEYTCPMHPEIVQDHPGNCPICGMALEPKTVVSEEDLSEYNAMRLRFWIGLILSIPVLVLAMGELIPALRPLTESNLSRWLQFLLSTPVVLWAGWPFFVRGWQSLVNRHLNMFSLISLGIGIAYLYSLVAFFFPGFFPLSFVHRGQVPLYFETASVITVLVLLGQVLELKARSHTSRALKALLGRAAKSARRVKDGEEQEIPIDQVGVGDILRVRPGDQIPVDGKVIEGQSSIDESMITGEPIPVEKGSGSSVVGGTINQTGSFLMRAEKVGSETLLSRIVQMVAEAQRSRAPIQSLADKVSGYFVPAVVLVAILTFIIWTWIGPEPSFVYGLVNAVSVLIIACPCALGLATPMSIMVGMGRGAEAGVLIKNAEALEKLEKVNTLIIDKTGTLTEGKPQINQVISKKPGQENEILRLAAAIEQNSEHPLAVSVVQGAKQRSLDVPKVENFQSFPGGGISGRADQHDILVGKFAFLKERNVRGLETLQQSANQLQAQALTMILVAIDGQAEGVIAVNDPIKQSTPSAVKELHRLGQKITMLSGDNEQNAQAVAKALGIDQVHANVAPADKQAFVQQEKGKNGLVAMAGDGINDAPALAAADVGIAMGTGTDVAMESAEVTLVKGDLMGIVRAIHLSRAMMANIRQNLFLAFIYNILGIPIAAGLLYPFTGLLLNPMIAALAMSLSSVSVIGNALRLRKAPL; encoded by the coding sequence ATGGCAGACGAGCAAGTAGATGTGGTTTGCGGGATGTCTGTCAATCCCGAACAGACAGCTTATAAAACGATCTACCAGAATCGTCAATATGCATTTTGCAGTCAGCACTGCCTTGATCGCTTTAAAAATAATCCGGATCAATATTTAGATCCGGATGTAAAAAAAGCGCTTCCAAGGGGAGCTATTGAATATACCTGTCCCATGCATCCCGAAATCGTTCAAGACCATCCTGGAAATTGCCCTATTTGCGGAATGGCTTTGGAGCCTAAAACAGTGGTGAGCGAGGAAGATCTATCTGAATACAACGCGATGCGGTTGAGATTTTGGATAGGGCTCATTCTGTCTATCCCTGTCCTTGTGTTGGCGATGGGAGAGCTAATCCCTGCTTTAAGACCGCTTACAGAATCGAATTTGTCCCGCTGGCTGCAATTTCTTTTAAGCACTCCTGTCGTTCTATGGGCCGGCTGGCCTTTTTTTGTAAGGGGATGGCAATCTCTCGTCAACCGCCATCTCAATATGTTCAGCTTGATTTCATTGGGAATAGGAATTGCCTATCTTTATAGTTTGGTCGCTTTTTTCTTTCCGGGCTTTTTCCCCCTTTCTTTTGTCCATCGAGGCCAAGTTCCTCTCTATTTTGAAACGGCCTCCGTTATTACAGTTTTGGTGCTGCTCGGTCAAGTGCTAGAGCTGAAGGCTAGAAGCCACACAAGCCGAGCGCTAAAAGCATTGCTGGGAAGGGCGGCTAAATCTGCCCGACGGGTGAAGGATGGAGAAGAGCAAGAAATTCCAATCGATCAAGTTGGTGTAGGAGATATTCTGCGCGTGCGTCCAGGCGATCAAATTCCGGTTGATGGCAAGGTCATAGAAGGGCAAAGCTCCATTGATGAGTCCATGATTACAGGCGAGCCCATTCCTGTAGAAAAAGGAAGCGGCAGCTCGGTTGTAGGCGGGACAATCAATCAGACTGGAAGTTTTCTCATGCGAGCCGAAAAAGTCGGTAGTGAAACATTATTGTCGCGCATTGTTCAAATGGTGGCAGAAGCCCAGCGCAGCCGCGCGCCCATTCAGAGCTTGGCCGATAAAGTCTCCGGCTATTTTGTGCCGGCTGTTGTCTTAGTGGCTATTCTTACTTTTATCATATGGACCTGGATAGGGCCTGAACCTTCTTTTGTTTATGGGCTCGTCAATGCCGTCTCTGTTCTCATTATTGCTTGTCCTTGCGCGCTGGGGCTTGCCACGCCTATGTCCATTATGGTTGGCATGGGACGAGGAGCAGAGGCCGGCGTGCTTATCAAAAATGCAGAAGCTTTGGAAAAATTGGAAAAAGTCAACACGCTTATAATTGATAAAACAGGGACATTAACTGAGGGAAAGCCCCAGATCAATCAAGTGATTTCCAAGAAACCGGGACAAGAAAATGAAATCCTGCGCTTGGCTGCAGCAATTGAGCAAAATAGCGAGCATCCGCTTGCCGTTTCGGTTGTCCAGGGAGCCAAGCAGCGATCATTGGACGTGCCAAAAGTCGAGAACTTTCAGTCTTTCCCTGGCGGAGGAATCAGCGGGCGGGCCGATCAGCATGACATTTTAGTTGGCAAATTCGCCTTTTTAAAAGAGAGGAATGTGAGAGGGCTGGAAACTCTTCAACAGAGCGCTAATCAATTGCAGGCTCAGGCTTTGACAATGATTTTGGTCGCTATTGATGGGCAAGCAGAAGGCGTGATTGCAGTCAATGACCCTATTAAGCAGTCGACGCCTTCTGCCGTTAAAGAATTGCATAGGCTTGGACAAAAAATTACCATGCTTTCGGGCGATAATGAGCAAAACGCACAAGCGGTAGCCAAAGCCCTAGGCATTGATCAGGTGCATGCAAATGTCGCTCCGGCCGATAAACAGGCTTTTGTCCAGCAAGAAAAAGGAAAAAATGGATTAGTCGCCATGGCCGGCGATGGCATTAACGATGCGCCTGCTTTAGCGGCCGCTGATGTGGGCATCGCAATGGGAACGGGAACTGATGTGGCAATGGAAAGCGCAGAAGTGACCCTTGTAAAAGGGGATTTAATGGGGATTGTACGCGCTATTCATTTGAGCCGAGCAATGATGGCCAATATCCGCCAGAATCTATTCTTAGCCTTTATTTATAATATTTTGGGAATACCCATTGCTGCAGGCCTCCTTTATCCGTTTACCGGCTTGCTGCTTAATCCCATGATCGCAGCCCTGGCAATGAGCTTAAGTTCCGTTTCCGTGATAGGAAATGCACTCAGATTGCGCAAAGCGCCATTATAA
- a CDS encoding YHS domain-containing protein — MANQSKDPVCGMQVDPNQTQYKTDYQGKHYAFCCQQCLAKFKQNPTQYSHK; from the coding sequence ATGGCTAATCAATCAAAAGATCCTGTTTGTGGAATGCAAGTCGATCCCAATCAGACGCAATATAAGACTGATTACCAAGGTAAGCACTATGCGTTTTGCTGTCAGCAATGCTTAGCTAAATTTAAACAGAATCCCACCCAATATAGTCACAAATAG
- a CDS encoding F-box protein, with translation MQVNPMNSAFAFYGILDDQLRQQQSFCDKAYLNYNVLSEEEIQEALLSPRTGLSPIQAQTTSLFLAIFPLDLQKHLFGFLGLRDLKACLFTCKQFNIIATPFFIKSAFLSLSVDFAAFECRINRHLTNIEPPKGNLNNKKVTIISPFTDKNFLGAEIKELEATTKQISSFKAYCVFLINAKRNLESGQAKEDRATGKDEEQQAIQKLTSLLKLEKACKACSSEKEARLKAMPISLNSADLVVRPLISPSDPDLFFKKS, from the coding sequence ATGCAAGTCAATCCGATGAACTCAGCTTTCGCTTTTTATGGAATTTTGGATGATCAGCTTCGACAGCAACAGTCATTTTGCGATAAAGCTTACCTTAACTATAACGTGCTCAGTGAAGAAGAGATCCAAGAAGCTCTTTTGTCTCCCCGTACCGGCTTATCGCCCATACAAGCGCAAACAACCTCTTTATTCTTAGCTATTTTTCCCTTAGATTTGCAGAAGCATCTGTTTGGATTTCTTGGACTAAGGGATTTAAAGGCTTGCCTATTCACTTGCAAACAATTCAACATCATTGCGACTCCTTTTTTTATCAAATCAGCCTTCCTTTCTCTTTCTGTTGATTTTGCAGCCTTCGAGTGCCGGATTAATCGCCATTTAACAAATATCGAACCTCCAAAGGGCAATTTAAATAACAAAAAAGTGACGATTATTTCTCCTTTCACTGATAAGAATTTCTTAGGAGCAGAGATAAAAGAGTTAGAGGCGACAACCAAACAGATTTCTTCCTTTAAAGCCTATTGCGTCTTTTTAATTAACGCTAAAAGAAATTTAGAGTCCGGACAGGCAAAAGAAGACAGGGCGACAGGAAAAGATGAAGAACAACAGGCTATACAAAAGCTGACTTCGCTTCTTAAATTAGAAAAGGCCTGTAAGGCTTGCTCGAGCGAAAAAGAAGCTAGATTAAAAGCAATGCCTATTAGTTTAAACAGCGCTGATCTAGTCGTCCGGCCTCTTATTTCCCCTTCTGATCCAGATCTATTTTTTAAGAAATCTTAA
- a CDS encoding dihydrofolate reductase family protein, producing the protein MHKKRPLISIYIATSIDGYIARKDDSLDWLDRVGGFNEDYGFQKLLDSIDAVILGRKTYEIAASVPDWPYKGKKIVVLSKSLKTVREEAELFQGDLTQLVSHLDSDGIKHVWIDGGLTISQFLNLQMVDFMTLSVIPVLLGEGIPLFNSIAKELSCRLVSSQSYPSGLVQLHYEIVK; encoded by the coding sequence ATGCATAAAAAACGGCCGCTTATTTCCATTTACATAGCAACAAGCATTGATGGCTATATTGCACGTAAAGACGATAGCCTTGATTGGCTTGATCGGGTGGGCGGCTTTAATGAGGATTATGGTTTTCAGAAACTGCTTGATAGCATAGATGCGGTAATTCTAGGGCGCAAGACCTACGAGATAGCGGCCAGTGTCCCTGATTGGCCCTATAAAGGGAAAAAAATAGTTGTTCTAAGTAAAAGCCTAAAAACTGTGAGGGAAGAGGCGGAGCTCTTTCAAGGAGATTTGACTCAATTAGTCTCTCACCTTGATTCAGATGGAATCAAACATGTTTGGATCGATGGCGGATTGACAATTTCGCAATTTCTAAATTTGCAAATGGTGGATTTTATGACTCTGTCTGTGATCCCCGTGTTGCTTGGGGAGGGAATACCTCTGTTCAATTCCATAGCGAAGGAACTCTCATGCCGTTTAGTTTCCTCCCAATCTTATCCAAGCGGATTAGTTCAATTGCACTATGAAATAGTAAAATAA
- a CDS encoding GNAT family N-acetyltransferase encodes MSTTELSVQICTTPQEKETAQRFRQRHFFDRLASKDPYAWTFNQEGHAHLMLYKKGRMIGYAHLQYWPGYRAALRMIVIDEKERKRGYGSSLLKSCEQKLKEERIKILQTEAAPDAIEFYRSLGYTEMPFDDPEKHPSDERDIPLGKKL; translated from the coding sequence GTGTCAACGACGGAGCTTAGCGTTCAAATATGCACTACACCACAGGAAAAAGAAACCGCTCAGCGGTTCAGGCAAAGGCATTTCTTTGATAGGTTAGCAAGCAAAGATCCCTATGCATGGACTTTCAATCAGGAAGGGCATGCTCATCTTATGCTTTATAAGAAAGGGCGAATGATCGGCTATGCCCACCTTCAATATTGGCCAGGCTATAGAGCGGCTCTGCGCATGATTGTGATAGACGAAAAAGAGCGTAAGCGCGGTTATGGCTCGTCTTTGCTAAAATCCTGCGAGCAAAAGCTCAAAGAAGAAAGAATCAAAATCCTTCAGACAGAAGCAGCTCCTGACGCGATCGAATTTTATCGGAGCTTAGGATATACTGAAATGCCGTTCGACGATCCAGAAAAGCATCCGTCTGACGAGAGAGACATTCCCTTGGGAAAAAAATTATAA
- a CDS encoding TolC family protein, with product MRLLFLFFSFSFAVIHAHDFCVKMEQAPIKDLDLDTAVYRALTQSLSLHMASKEAASRRYQVKQARLYPNPSFNYEIEDFAGNNKWRGWKNREERYFYSQLFETAGKRHLRTQAASYQYYASLVGYDISKLVVLNRLHRAFINVVATQELLKLATDQAEAAKEILRIATKKVEAGKVSPIQQNKAEVAYSTALVAVDRAKAEGNNAKRRLSLLWSNPCPDFEQALFPLFEITAPIPLEQCLADLCNQAEVVQALYNYSSANKNWLLEKANRIPDVTLQVGYKANYEENNQGMIAGVSIPIPLFNRNQGNIGNAYFDMLKTGDQGRLIWLILESKLAISYEKLLQAYEEAERIKNISLPYATQAFELAQKGYQEGKFEYLDVLDAQRTLFEVRERYIQALVNYHTSRADIDYLNSQTD from the coding sequence ATGCGGCTTCTTTTTCTCTTCTTTTCTTTTTCTTTTGCTGTCATTCATGCACATGACTTTTGTGTTAAAATGGAACAAGCACCGATAAAGGATCTAGATCTTGACACTGCTGTCTATCGGGCTTTAACGCAATCCCTTAGTCTACATATGGCAAGTAAAGAAGCAGCTTCCAGGCGCTATCAAGTCAAGCAAGCACGCCTTTATCCCAATCCCAGCTTTAACTATGAAATTGAAGATTTTGCAGGAAATAATAAGTGGAGAGGATGGAAAAATCGAGAGGAGCGCTATTTTTACTCGCAACTTTTTGAAACGGCAGGCAAAAGGCATCTTCGTACACAAGCGGCATCTTACCAATATTATGCTTCGCTTGTCGGATATGATATTTCCAAATTAGTCGTGCTCAACCGTCTGCATCGGGCATTTATTAATGTCGTGGCAACGCAGGAGTTATTGAAACTAGCGACTGATCAGGCAGAAGCTGCCAAGGAAATTTTACGGATCGCCACTAAAAAAGTCGAAGCGGGCAAAGTTTCCCCTATCCAACAAAATAAAGCAGAGGTTGCTTATTCGACTGCCCTTGTTGCTGTTGATAGAGCGAAAGCGGAAGGGAACAATGCCAAAAGACGCCTCTCTCTTCTTTGGTCTAATCCCTGCCCAGACTTTGAGCAAGCCCTCTTTCCTCTCTTTGAAATCACAGCCCCTATTCCCCTTGAGCAGTGCTTAGCCGATCTTTGCAACCAAGCGGAGGTCGTACAAGCACTTTATAACTATTCAAGCGCCAATAAAAACTGGTTATTAGAAAAAGCTAACCGCATTCCGGATGTCACTTTGCAAGTGGGTTACAAAGCCAACTATGAAGAGAATAATCAAGGGATGATCGCTGGGGTTTCTATTCCGATTCCCCTTTTTAACCGCAATCAAGGAAACATTGGGAATGCCTACTTTGACATGCTCAAAACAGGCGATCAAGGCAGGCTGATCTGGCTTATTTTAGAATCAAAACTTGCGATTTCTTACGAAAAATTGCTCCAGGCTTATGAAGAAGCTGAGCGCATTAAAAATATTTCCCTGCCCTACGCCACTCAAGCATTTGAATTGGCACAAAAAGGCTACCAAGAGGGAAAGTTTGAATATTTGGATGTTTTAGATGCCCAGCGGACCTTATTTGAGGTGCGAGAAAGATATATTCAAGCCCTAGTCAATTATCACACAAGCCGAGCAGATATTGACTATTTAAACAGTCAAACGGATTGA
- a CDS encoding efflux RND transporter periplasmic adaptor subunit, giving the protein MKKIFSYGFAILFGAALASVISLYWEDMNSQLGGFMQSQPPKEIAEAEEEKEQKQSEEDPHHDENIVELSEDQIQKMRLIFKPAGPGKLLFTLSTRGKIILQPDHLAHIIPKVSGVAREANKNIGNFVKAGDVMAILESRDIADVKASYLAALSKQRLAISALEREERLYKEKVSAEQDYLNAKNVYEESMINVQLARQKLRADGLSDEEIQHLTDQADPDLRTYQIRSPIDGTVIMRHITKGEFVKNTTTIYEVADLSTVWVEIGIYPKDLYRVKEGQLVDVMIPIENKGAQARLIYVSPIIAEETITAKAIAELDNPQGIWRPGVFVNVTIATEEATFPLVIPKEAVQNSDGKDFVFVSTPNGLERRFVKLGRSDNENIEIVSGLKPGEQYVADKTFLLKAELEKSSAEDEH; this is encoded by the coding sequence ATGAAGAAAATCTTTTCTTATGGATTTGCCATTTTATTCGGGGCAGCGCTTGCTTCTGTGATCAGTCTTTATTGGGAAGACATGAATTCTCAATTAGGCGGATTCATGCAATCTCAACCGCCAAAAGAGATTGCAGAGGCGGAAGAGGAAAAAGAACAGAAGCAAAGTGAAGAAGACCCTCACCACGATGAAAATATTGTGGAATTATCCGAAGATCAAATTCAAAAAATGAGGCTTATATTTAAACCCGCCGGCCCTGGCAAGCTTCTCTTTACACTATCTACTCGCGGTAAAATTATTCTTCAACCAGACCATTTAGCTCATATCATTCCCAAAGTTTCAGGCGTTGCAAGAGAAGCCAATAAAAATATTGGCAACTTTGTAAAAGCAGGCGATGTCATGGCCATTTTAGAAAGCCGCGATATAGCAGATGTTAAAGCCTCCTACTTGGCCGCTTTAAGCAAACAAAGGCTTGCGATTTCTGCTTTGGAACGAGAAGAGAGGTTATACAAAGAAAAAGTATCGGCCGAACAAGACTATCTCAACGCTAAAAATGTCTATGAAGAATCAATGATCAATGTGCAGCTCGCTCGTCAAAAACTGCGCGCTGATGGATTAAGCGATGAAGAAATCCAACACTTAACAGATCAGGCAGACCCCGACCTTCGCACTTATCAGATTCGCTCGCCGATCGACGGAACCGTCATTATGCGCCATATAACTAAAGGGGAATTTGTTAAAAACACCACAACCATTTACGAGGTGGCAGATTTAAGCACAGTATGGGTCGAAATAGGAATTTATCCAAAAGACTTGTACCGCGTGAAAGAAGGACAATTAGTGGACGTGATGATCCCCATTGAGAACAAGGGCGCCCAAGCCAGGCTCATCTACGTTAGCCCTATTATTGCCGAGGAGACAATTACAGCGAAAGCCATCGCAGAACTAGATAATCCACAGGGCATCTGGAGGCCGGGCGTTTTTGTTAACGTCACTATTGCCACTGAAGAAGCGACTTTTCCGCTTGTGATACCTAAAGAGGCTGTTCAAAATAGCGATGGCAAAGATTTTGTTTTTGTTTCCACGCCTAATGGGCTGGAGAGGCGCTTTGTGAAGCTCGGCAGAAGCGATAATGAAAATATTGAAATCGTTTCCGGCCTAAAGCCTGGCGAACAATATGTGGCGGATAAAACATTTTTACTTAAAGCGGAACTTGAGAAAAGCAGCGCTGAAGATGAGCATTAA